In Terriglobia bacterium, the genomic stretch GGCCGCGACTCCGGCGGCACAAGACCTGCGAGGCGGTAGTACACAACGAGCTGGCCGTAGTGTTCACCGCTATGTTCGATGAAGCCGTATGCCATGTCGAGAACGCGCGCTTTCTGGTGAGCGAAATAAACAACCTCCGTCGTCAGGCCTTTTTCGCCTTTCGACTGGATGGCGGCTGCGCCATCGGCGAAGGATTTCTTGACGAATGCAACGATGTCGGCCTTGGATTTGTATTGGTCGCGCTTGGGATCTTCTGCTGCCGGAGGCTCCTTCCCCATGACGGGATTGGTGAAGAAATAGTTTGCTCCTGCCGCATGCAGCAACTGCTCTGCGAAGCTGCGTTGGGCCGGCGTGGGCTTGAAGTCGTATTTGTCCTCAGGAAAATCCTCGGCCATGGCGATGAGTTTGCGGCCAACCTCGTTCCAGGAATCCAGCACGACCTTCAGTTCGGGGTCGGCGGGTTTGACGG encodes the following:
- a CDS encoding DinB family protein, whose translation is MEKEKKRIPFLAIVLLAFAFPAHAQDAMKKDAAVKPADPELKVVLDSWNEVGRKLIAMAEDFPEDKYDFKPTPAQRSFAEQLLHAAGANYFFTNPVMGKEPPAAEDPKRDQYKSKADIVAFVKKSFADGAAAIQSKGEKGLTTEVVYFAHQKARVLDMAYGFIEHSGEHYGQLVVYYRLAGLVPPESRPKK